Proteins encoded together in one Bosea sp. (in: a-proteobacteria) window:
- the hemW gene encoding radical SAM family heme chaperone HemW, translating into MSAVAAHPTADAGFAVYVHWPFCLAKCPYCDFNSHVRLQPPDQQRYIAAFRREIAHRAALAPGRTVSSIFFGGGTPSLMEGATVGAILDAIGAHWAVDPQCEVTLEANPTSVEAGRFRDFRAAGVNRVSLGVQALNDADLKALGRMHTAGEALAAVAIARKYFERYSFDLIYARSPAQTPALWRAELEQAIGHAAEHLSLYQLTIEPGTAFDRLFRAGKLAIPDPEAGAALYETTQEVTAKHGLPVYEISNHARPGAECRHNLVYWHYGEYAGIGPGAHGRLVTAEGRMAHSTEKRPEIWLERVEAEGHALVEDERLSAEAQGDEYLLMGLRLVEGIDPAVFAALAGRKLDGKRVASLIEEKLLMRRAGGRLAATPDGALLLDALVADLAA; encoded by the coding sequence GTGAGCGCCGTTGCCGCGCATCCGACTGCGGATGCGGGTTTCGCCGTCTATGTGCATTGGCCGTTCTGCCTGGCCAAATGCCCCTATTGCGACTTCAACAGCCATGTGCGGCTGCAACCGCCCGACCAGCAGCGCTATATCGCCGCCTTCCGCCGCGAGATCGCCCACCGCGCCGCGCTGGCGCCGGGGCGCACCGTCTCCTCGATCTTCTTCGGCGGCGGCACGCCCTCGCTGATGGAGGGGGCGACCGTCGGCGCGATCCTCGACGCCATCGGTGCGCATTGGGCCGTCGATCCGCAGTGCGAGGTGACGCTGGAGGCCAATCCGACCAGCGTCGAGGCCGGGCGCTTCCGCGATTTCCGGGCGGCCGGCGTCAACCGCGTCTCGCTCGGCGTGCAGGCGCTGAACGACGCCGACCTCAAGGCGCTCGGCCGCATGCATACCGCCGGGGAGGCGCTGGCGGCGGTGGCGATCGCGCGAAAATATTTCGAGCGCTATTCCTTCGACCTGATCTATGCCCGCTCGCCGGCGCAGACGCCGGCGCTCTGGCGCGCCGAGCTCGAGCAGGCGATCGGGCATGCGGCCGAGCATCTCTCGCTCTACCAGCTCACCATCGAGCCCGGCACCGCCTTCGACCGGCTGTTCCGCGCCGGCAAGCTCGCCATCCCCGACCCCGAAGCGGGCGCCGCGCTCTACGAGACGACGCAGGAGGTCACCGCGAAACACGGCCTGCCGGTCTACGAGATCTCGAACCACGCGCGGCCCGGCGCCGAATGCCGGCACAACCTGGTCTACTGGCATTATGGCGAATATGCCGGCATCGGCCCCGGCGCCCATGGCAGGCTGGTGACGGCGGAAGGCCGGATGGCGCACTCGACCGAGAAGCGGCCGGAAATCTGGCTGGAACGGGTGGAGGCCGAGGGCCATGCGCTGGTCGAGGACGAGCGCCTGAGCGCGGAAGCGCAGGGCGACGAATACCTACTGATGGGCTTGCGCCTCGTCGAGGGCATCGACCCGGCCGTGTTCGCCGCCCTGGCGGGGAGAAAGCTCGATGGGAAGCGCGTCGCCAGCCTGATCGAGGAGAAGCTGCTGATGCGCCGCGCCGGCGGCCGGCTCGCGGCGACTCCGGACGGGGCGCTGCTGCTCGACGCGCTGGTGGCGGATCTGGCGGCCTGA
- a CDS encoding non-canonical purine NTP pyrophosphatase, with translation MSPHRLLTGKVVIATHNPGKLREMRELLAPYGIALVSAGELGLPEPVEDGMMFSENAAIKAVAAASASGLPALSDDSGICIDALDGAPGLFSANWAGQAKDFAPAIGRVQMELAKRGAVTPDKRRAHFVSALVIAWPDGHQELFEGRVFGTVTDQARGTSGFGYDPVFLPDGHARTFGEMTAGEKHGIPADGSPGLSHRARAFHRLAAACLRKPA, from the coding sequence ATGAGCCCGCACCGCCTCCTCACCGGCAAGGTCGTGATCGCGACCCACAATCCGGGCAAGCTGCGCGAAATGCGCGAGCTGCTCGCGCCCTATGGCATCGCGCTGGTCTCGGCCGGGGAACTCGGCCTGCCCGAGCCGGTCGAGGACGGCATGATGTTTTCCGAGAACGCGGCGATCAAGGCGGTCGCCGCCGCGAGCGCCAGCGGCCTGCCGGCGCTTTCCGACGATTCCGGCATCTGCATCGATGCGCTCGACGGGGCGCCGGGCCTGTTCTCGGCCAACTGGGCGGGGCAGGCTAAGGACTTCGCCCCGGCGATCGGCCGCGTCCAGATGGAGCTCGCCAAGCGCGGCGCCGTCACGCCCGACAAGCGCAGGGCGCATTTCGTCTCGGCGCTGGTGATCGCCTGGCCGGACGGGCACCAGGAGCTGTTCGAGGGCCGCGTCTTCGGCACCGTGACCGATCAGGCGCGCGGCACGAGCGGCTTCGGCTACGACCCCGTCTTCCTGCCCGACGGCCACGCCAGGACTTTCGGCGAGATGACGGCCGGGGAAAAGCACGGCATCCCGGCCGACGGCTCGCCCGGCCTTTCGCACCGGGCGCGCGCCTTCCATCGCCTCGCCGCCGCCTGCCTGCGGAAGCCGGCGTGA
- the rph gene encoding ribonuclease PH, with the protein MRPSKRAADEMRKVTLERGVVRYAEGSCMVTFGETKVLCAATVEEKGPPWLRGTGKGWVTAEYSMLPRATHERTRREVTSGKPSGRTQEIQRLVGRSLRAVVDLTAIGERQIVVDCDVLQADGGTRTASITGAWVALHDALKWMEGRNLLKGTNPLKDHVAAVSCGIVAGQPVIDLDYVEDSGAQTDANFVITGTGGLVEVQGTAEGAPFSEEELLALLKLAKGGVSRLVALQKAAVA; encoded by the coding sequence ATGCGACCCTCCAAACGCGCCGCCGACGAGATGCGCAAGGTCACGCTCGAACGCGGCGTGGTGCGCTATGCCGAAGGCTCCTGCATGGTGACGTTCGGCGAGACCAAGGTGCTCTGCGCCGCGACCGTCGAGGAAAAGGGGCCGCCCTGGCTGCGCGGCACCGGCAAGGGCTGGGTCACGGCCGAATATTCCATGCTGCCGCGCGCGACCCATGAGCGGACGCGCCGCGAGGTCACTTCCGGCAAGCCGTCGGGCCGCACGCAGGAGATCCAGCGCCTGGTCGGCCGCTCGCTTCGCGCCGTCGTCGATCTCACCGCGATCGGCGAGCGCCAGATCGTCGTCGACTGCGACGTGCTCCAGGCCGATGGCGGAACCCGCACCGCCTCGATCACCGGCGCCTGGGTCGCGCTGCACGACGCGCTGAAATGGATGGAAGGGCGCAATTTGCTCAAGGGCACGAACCCGCTGAAGGACCATGTCGCGGCCGTCTCCTGCGGCATCGTCGCAGGGCAGCCGGTGATCGATCTCGATTATGTCGAGGATTCCGGCGCCCAGACCGACGCGAACTTCGTCATCACCGGCACGGGCGGCCTCGTCGAGGTGCAGGGCACGGCCGAGGGCGCACCGTTCTCGGAAGAGGAATTGCTTGCGCTGCTCAAGCTCGCCAAGGGCGGGGTTTCCAGGCTCGTCGCGCTGCAGAAGGCGGCGGTGGCCTGA
- the hrcA gene encoding heat-inducible transcriptional repressor HrcA: MSAPTPRPETLSNLVETDQRSRDIFRQIVDGYLATGEPVGSRNIARLLPMALSPATVRNVMTDLELAGLIYAPHTSAGRLPTERGLRFFVDAMMEVGDLTAEERARIEAQIKVAAGNRNLDQTLAEASALLSGLSRGAGVVVTTKADVRLKHIEFVRLDPLRALVVLVSEDGAVENRLLALPAGLPASALSEAANFLNARVLGKTLAELRGEIAGQRAQMERELDALTARLVESGIATQAGPGSDRHLIVRGQANLLDDLRAQEDLERIRMLFGDLETQTDVIDLLTRAEQGDGVRIFIGSENKLFSMSGSSMVAAPFRDAEQRIVGVVGIIGPTRLNYARIVPMVDYTAKVVGRLLDTSR; the protein is encoded by the coding sequence ATGAGCGCCCCCACCCCCCGCCCCGAGACCCTGAGCAACCTGGTCGAGACCGACCAGCGCTCGCGCGACATCTTCCGCCAGATCGTCGACGGCTATCTGGCCACCGGCGAGCCGGTCGGCTCGCGCAACATCGCCCGGCTTCTGCCGATGGCGCTCTCGCCGGCGACGGTGCGCAACGTCATGACCGATCTGGAGCTCGCGGGGCTGATCTACGCGCCGCACACCTCGGCCGGGCGGCTGCCGACGGAGCGGGGCCTGCGCTTCTTCGTCGATGCGATGATGGAGGTCGGCGACCTCACCGCCGAGGAGCGCGCGCGCATCGAGGCCCAGATCAAGGTCGCGGCCGGCAACCGCAATCTCGACCAGACGCTGGCGGAAGCCTCCGCGCTGCTGTCGGGCCTGTCGCGCGGCGCCGGCGTCGTCGTCACCACCAAGGCCGATGTCCGGCTGAAGCACATCGAATTCGTGCGGCTCGATCCGCTGCGCGCGCTGGTCGTGCTGGTCTCGGAGGACGGCGCGGTCGAGAACCGGCTGCTGGCGCTGCCGGCCGGGCTGCCGGCCTCGGCGCTGAGCGAGGCCGCGAATTTCCTCAACGCCCGCGTCCTCGGCAAGACACTCGCCGAGCTCCGCGGCGAGATTGCCGGGCAGCGGGCCCAGATGGAGCGCGAGCTCGACGCGCTGACGGCCCGCCTCGTCGAAAGCGGCATCGCGACCCAGGCCGGGCCCGGCAGCGACCGCCATCTGATCGTGCGCGGCCAGGCCAACCTGCTCGACGATCTCAGGGCGCAGGAGGACCTGGAACGCATCCGCATGCTGTTCGGCGATCTCGAGACCCAGACCGACGTGATCGACCTCCTGACCCGCGCCGAGCAGGGCGACGGCGTGCGCATCTTCATCGGCTCGGAGAACAAGCTGTTCTCGATGTCCGGTTCCTCGATGGTGGCCGCGCCCTTCCGCGACGCCGAGCAGCGCATCGTCGGCGTGGTCGGCATCATCGGCCCGACGCGGCTGAACTATGCCCGCATCGTGCCGATGGTCGACTATACGGCGAAGGTCGTCGGCCGCCTGCTGGATACGAGCCGATGA
- a CDS encoding ankyrin repeat domain-containing protein, translated as MKHRLRTIILGACLMTFPPAQAASDLIAATEAGRTEAVKALIAQGADLEARDAQGRTALLVAVAGNHVGAAKALLAAGANLNAQAANRDTPWLLAGAAGRAEIVAAMLPLKPDLSLRNRYGGSALIPACERAHVETVKLLLTSGIDVNHVNDLGWTCLLEIVILGDGGPRHQQVAKLVLDAGADPNLADRDGATPLAHARARGQGAVARLIEQAGGRVQR; from the coding sequence ATGAAACACCGCCTGCGGACGATCATCCTCGGAGCCTGCCTGATGACGTTTCCCCCCGCGCAGGCCGCATCCGATCTGATCGCGGCCACCGAGGCCGGGCGCACCGAGGCGGTGAAGGCCCTGATCGCGCAGGGCGCCGATCTCGAAGCGCGCGATGCGCAAGGCCGGACGGCCCTGCTCGTCGCCGTCGCCGGCAACCATGTCGGGGCGGCGAAAGCCCTGCTCGCCGCCGGCGCGAACCTCAATGCCCAGGCCGCCAACCGCGACACGCCCTGGCTCCTCGCCGGCGCCGCCGGCCGGGCCGAGATCGTCGCGGCGATGCTGCCGCTCAAGCCCGATCTCTCCTTGCGCAACCGCTATGGCGGCAGCGCGCTGATCCCGGCCTGCGAGCGCGCCCATGTCGAGACGGTGAAGCTGCTGTTGACCAGCGGCATCGACGTGAACCACGTCAACGATCTCGGCTGGACCTGCCTCCTGGAGATCGTGATCCTCGGCGATGGCGGCCCGCGCCATCAGCAGGTGGCGAAGCTCGTGCTCGACGCCGGCGCCGATCCGAACCTCGCCGACCGCGACGGCGCAACACCTCTGGCCCATGCCCGCGCGCGCGGGCAGGGCGCCGTCGCGCGGCTGATCGAGCAGGCGGGCGGCCGGGTGCAGCGCTGA
- a CDS encoding DUF3297 family protein, with protein MSEALPDRLSVNPESPYYDAEVLARDIGIRFKGVEKTNVEEYCVSEGWVKVAAGTAKDRFGRPMTITLKGPVEPYVRGEANEG; from the coding sequence ATGTCCGAAGCGCTTCCCGACCGTCTCTCCGTCAACCCGGAAAGCCCCTATTACGATGCCGAGGTGCTGGCGCGCGACATCGGCATCCGCTTCAAGGGTGTCGAGAAGACCAATGTCGAGGAATATTGCGTCTCCGAGGGCTGGGTGAAGGTCGCCGCCGGCACCGCCAAGGACCGCTTCGGACGGCCGATGACGATCACGCTCAAGGGGCCGGTCGAGCCCTATGTGCGCGGCGAGGCCAACGAAGGCTGA
- the lepA gene encoding translation elongation factor 4: protein MSTRTIDNIRNFSIVAHIDHGKSTLADRLIQQTGTVAARDMSDQILDSMDIEKERGITIKAQTVRLDYRAKDGKDYILNLMDTPGHVDFAYEVSRSLAACEGSLLVVDASQGVEAQTLANVYQALDANHEIVTVLNKIDLPAAEPERIKQQIEDVIGLDASDAVPISAKTGLNIEGVLEAIVEKLPAPKGDPDAPLKAMLVDSWYDTYLGVVVLVRIIDGVLKKGMTIRMMRANASYGVDRVGVFKPKMQEVKELGPGEVGFFTASIKEVADTAVGDTITDEKKPVAEPLPGFKPVQPVVFCGIFPVDAADFEDLRGAMAKLRLNDASFSYEMETSAALGFGFRCGFLGLLHLEIIQERLEREFNLNLISTAPSVVYRLRLRDGNTLELHNPADMPDVMKIEAIEEPWIRATIFTPDDYLGSVLKLCQDRRGLQIDLGYVGSRAKVVYDLPLNEVVFDFYDRLKSISKGYASFDYQITDYREGDLVRMSILVNAEPVDALSMLVHRTRAEARGRAMCEKLKELIPPHMFQIPVQAAIGGKIIARETIRALRKDVTAKCYGGDATRKRKLLEKQKEGKKKMRQFGRVEIPQEAFIAALKMDD from the coding sequence ATGAGCACCCGCACCATCGACAATATCCGCAATTTCTCGATCGTCGCCCATATCGACCACGGCAAGTCGACGCTGGCCGACCGGCTGATCCAGCAGACCGGCACCGTCGCCGCGCGCGACATGAGCGACCAGATCCTCGACTCGATGGACATCGAGAAGGAACGCGGCATCACCATCAAGGCGCAGACGGTGCGGCTGGACTACCGCGCCAAGGATGGCAAGGACTACATCCTGAACCTGATGGACACGCCCGGCCATGTCGACTTCGCCTATGAGGTCTCGCGCTCTCTTGCCGCGTGCGAGGGCTCGCTGCTCGTGGTCGACGCCTCGCAGGGCGTCGAGGCGCAGACGCTCGCCAATGTCTACCAGGCGCTCGACGCCAATCACGAGATCGTCACCGTCCTCAACAAGATCGACCTGCCCGCTGCCGAGCCCGAGCGCATCAAGCAGCAGATCGAGGACGTGATCGGGCTCGATGCCTCCGACGCCGTGCCGATCTCGGCCAAGACCGGCCTCAACATCGAAGGCGTGCTCGAGGCGATCGTCGAGAAGCTGCCCGCCCCGAAAGGCGACCCCGACGCTCCCCTCAAGGCGATGCTGGTCGATAGCTGGTACGACACCTATCTCGGCGTCGTCGTGCTGGTGCGCATCATCGACGGCGTGCTGAAGAAGGGCATGACCATCCGCATGATGCGCGCCAACGCCTCCTATGGCGTCGACCGCGTCGGCGTGTTCAAGCCCAAGATGCAGGAGGTCAAGGAACTCGGCCCCGGCGAGGTCGGCTTCTTCACCGCCTCGATCAAGGAGGTGGCGGACACCGCCGTCGGCGACACCATCACCGACGAGAAGAAGCCGGTCGCCGAGCCGCTGCCGGGCTTCAAGCCGGTGCAGCCGGTGGTGTTCTGCGGCATCTTCCCGGTCGACGCCGCCGATTTCGAGGATCTGCGCGGCGCCATGGCGAAGCTGCGCCTGAACGACGCCTCGTTCTCCTACGAGATGGAGACCTCGGCCGCGCTCGGCTTCGGCTTCCGCTGCGGCTTCCTCGGGCTTCTGCATCTGGAGATCATCCAGGAGCGGCTGGAGCGCGAGTTCAACCTCAACCTGATCTCGACGGCTCCCTCGGTCGTCTATCGGCTGCGCCTGCGCGACGGGAACACGCTCGAGCTGCACAACCCGGCCGACATGCCCGACGTGATGAAGATCGAGGCGATCGAGGAGCCCTGGATCCGCGCGACGATCTTCACGCCCGACGATTATCTCGGCTCCGTGCTGAAGCTCTGCCAGGACCGGCGCGGCCTCCAGATCGACCTCGGCTATGTCGGCTCGCGCGCCAAGGTGGTCTACGACCTGCCGCTCAACGAGGTGGTGTTCGACTTCTACGACCGGCTGAAGTCGATCTCGAAGGGCTATGCCTCCTTCGACTACCAGATCACCGATTATCGCGAGGGCGACCTGGTGCGCATGTCGATCCTGGTCAATGCCGAGCCGGTCGACGCGCTCTCGATGCTGGTCCACCGCACGCGCGCCGAGGCGCGCGGGCGCGCCATGTGCGAGAAGCTCAAGGAGCTGATCCCGCCGCATATGTTCCAGATCCCGGTGCAGGCGGCGATCGGCGGCAAGATCATCGCCCGCGAGACCATCCGGGCGCTGCGCAAGGACGTCACCGCCAAATGCTATGGCGGCGATGCCACGCGCAAGCGAAAGCTTCTGGAGAAGCAGAAGGAAGGCAAGAAGAAGATGCGGCAGTTCGGCAGGGTCGAGATCCCGCAGGAAGCCTTCATCGCCGCCCTCAAGATGGACGATTGA
- a CDS encoding CsbD family protein, protein MDWNRVEGNWKQFKGKVKEQWGKLTDDDLDVIAGRRDQLEGKIQERYGLAKDKARSDVDAWYERQQWQ, encoded by the coding sequence ATGGACTGGAACCGCGTCGAAGGCAACTGGAAGCAGTTCAAGGGCAAGGTCAAGGAGCAGTGGGGCAAGCTGACCGACGACGATCTCGACGTCATCGCCGGCAGGCGCGACCAGCTCGAAGGCAAGATCCAGGAGCGCTACGGCCTCGCCAAGGACAAGGCGCGCAGCGATGTCGACGCCTGGTACGAGCGCCAGCAATGGCAGTGA
- a CDS encoding ABC transporter substrate-binding protein: MPTPSWFARLSRAVVIGASLLVAGAAHAETIEVTDLAGRVVNVTRNPQKIVLSEGRQLYTLAMLDREDTFKRVVGWGNDLIDNDPGAWAKYLAKFPHAKDVAIMGNPYAADVSMEKIASLGTEVYILDLSNYFKAQETGLLGKLEKAGIATVFVDFRQDPTQNVLPSVQLLGRILAREKEANAFADYYIRQTRGIYARVGAIPDKQKPMVFVERAAGLLPCCATFGPFNFGRYIEEAGGRNWGSQYFSAFQAQAAQEKVLADNPEIYFLTGANWYGSNPGSTAVALGYDATPEQVQKQLTALMQRPGFRELKAVQGKKVMAFYHQFYDLPYYFIAELAMAKEFYPDRFKDIDPEAVFKEFHEKFLPIPYSGIFWAKLQ, encoded by the coding sequence ATGCCCACTCCCTCGTGGTTTGCCCGCCTGTCCCGCGCCGTCGTCATCGGCGCATCGCTCCTCGTCGCCGGCGCGGCCCATGCCGAAACGATCGAGGTCACCGATCTCGCCGGCCGTGTCGTCAACGTCACGCGCAACCCTCAGAAGATCGTGCTGAGCGAGGGGCGCCAGCTCTATACGCTGGCGATGCTCGACCGCGAGGACACGTTCAAGCGCGTCGTCGGCTGGGGCAACGACCTGATCGACAACGATCCCGGCGCCTGGGCGAAATATCTCGCGAAATTCCCGCATGCCAAGGACGTCGCGATCATGGGCAACCCCTATGCCGCCGATGTCAGCATGGAGAAGATCGCCTCGCTCGGAACCGAGGTCTACATCCTCGACCTGTCCAACTACTTCAAGGCGCAGGAGACCGGCCTGCTCGGCAAGCTCGAGAAGGCCGGCATCGCCACGGTCTTCGTCGATTTCCGCCAGGACCCGACTCAGAACGTGCTGCCGAGCGTGCAGCTGCTCGGCCGCATCCTCGCCCGCGAGAAGGAGGCGAACGCCTTCGCCGACTACTACATCCGCCAGACGCGCGGCATCTATGCCCGCGTCGGTGCGATCCCCGACAAGCAGAAGCCGATGGTCTTCGTCGAGCGCGCCGCGGGCCTGCTGCCCTGCTGCGCCACCTTCGGCCCGTTCAATTTCGGCCGCTATATCGAGGAGGCCGGCGGGCGCAACTGGGGCAGCCAGTACTTCTCCGCCTTCCAGGCGCAGGCCGCCCAGGAAAAGGTGCTCGCCGACAACCCGGAGATCTATTTCCTCACCGGCGCCAACTGGTACGGCAGCAACCCGGGCAGCACCGCGGTCGCGCTGGGCTACGACGCGACGCCGGAGCAGGTGCAGAAGCAGCTGACGGCGCTGATGCAGCGGCCGGGCTTCCGTGAGCTCAAGGCGGTGCAGGGCAAGAAGGTGATGGCCTTCTACCATCAGTTCTACGACCTGCCCTATTACTTCATCGCCGAACTCGCCATGGCGAAGGAATTCTACCCGGACCGCTTCAAGGACATCGACCCGGAGGCGGTGTTCAAGGAGTTCCACGAGAAGTTCCTGCCGATCCCCTATTCCGGGATTTTCTGGGCGAAGCTCCAGTAG
- a CDS encoding iron ABC transporter permease — protein MMAATLPAPASATGDYRRRNRRRLRLVVLGCVALMLALALDVSIGPGNLPLGTVLHTLIDRQAAEPRLAVIVWELRLPIALMALTVGAMLGLSGAGMQTILANPLADPFTLGVSAAATVGASVAIVLGWSVVPGAGPYIVTANAFIFALAASLTLFFMTKLRGVSPETMILVGIALLFTCNAVTALLQYRSNEVQLTQIVFWTMGSLARASWEKVYVAGLLIALALPFFLMRGWALTALRLGDERAESLGVRVDRLRLEILVATSLLAAVSVSFVGGIGFIGLVGPHIARLLVGEDQRFFLPVATTASAVLLSLASSVSKVITPGVIYPIGIITALIGVPFFISLVMSIRGRGV, from the coding sequence ATGATGGCCGCAACCCTGCCCGCGCCGGCGAGCGCCACCGGCGACTATCGCCGGCGCAACCGACGCCGGCTCAGGCTCGTCGTGCTCGGCTGCGTCGCGCTCATGCTGGCGCTCGCGCTCGACGTCTCGATCGGCCCCGGCAACCTGCCGCTCGGCACGGTGCTGCACACGCTGATCGACCGGCAGGCGGCCGAGCCGCGGCTTGCCGTCATCGTCTGGGAGCTGCGCCTGCCGATCGCGCTGATGGCGCTCACGGTCGGCGCGATGCTGGGCCTCTCCGGGGCGGGCATGCAGACCATCCTCGCCAATCCGCTGGCCGATCCCTTCACGCTCGGCGTCTCGGCGGCGGCGACGGTCGGCGCCTCGGTCGCGATCGTGCTCGGCTGGAGCGTCGTGCCGGGCGCGGGGCCCTATATCGTCACCGCCAACGCCTTCATCTTCGCGCTCGCCGCCTCGCTGACCCTGTTCTTCATGACCAAGCTGCGCGGCGTCAGCCCCGAGACGATGATCCTGGTCGGCATCGCGCTGCTGTTCACCTGCAACGCCGTGACCGCGCTGCTGCAATACCGCTCCAACGAGGTGCAGCTCACCCAGATCGTGTTCTGGACGATGGGCAGCCTCGCGCGGGCGAGCTGGGAGAAGGTCTATGTCGCCGGGCTGCTGATCGCGCTCGCCTTGCCGTTCTTCCTGATGCGCGGCTGGGCGCTGACGGCGCTGAGACTCGGCGACGAGCGGGCCGAAAGCCTCGGCGTCCGCGTCGATCGCCTGCGGCTGGAGATCCTGGTCGCGACCTCGCTGCTCGCCGCCGTCTCGGTCTCCTTCGTCGGCGGCATCGGCTTCATCGGCCTCGTCGGCCCGCATATCGCGCGGCTCCTGGTCGGCGAGGACCAGCGCTTCTTCCTGCCGGTCGCGACCACCGCGAGCGCGGTCCTGCTCTCGCTCGCCTCCAGCGTCTCGAAGGTGATCACGCCCGGCGTGATCTATCCGATCGGCATCATCACTGCGCTGATCGGCGTGCCCTTCTTCATCAGCCTGGTCATGTCGATCCGCGGGCGGGGAGTCTGA
- a CDS encoding ABC transporter ATP-binding protein: MALMIRDLTFRYGATPVLQGLDTQALPRGELTALVGPNGSGKSTLFRCAAGLLRPAAGTVSLDGHDLSGLPQRERSRKVFYLAQDTGARVALSVFDIILIARKSLHRGYALAASPEDTRAVEAVIAELGLAPFASRDIATLSGGQRQLAAIGQALVREPDVLLLDEPTSALDVRRQLDVMATIREATRRRDIVTMVAIHDLSLAARFADRVLLMNDGRIAQAGPPAEVLAHQAVSETYAVGVHLERSARGTLLVEPYIQVH; this comes from the coding sequence ATGGCGCTGATGATCCGCGACCTCACCTTCCGCTATGGCGCGACGCCGGTCCTGCAGGGCCTCGACACGCAGGCGCTGCCGCGCGGCGAGCTCACGGCGCTGGTCGGGCCCAACGGCTCGGGCAAGTCGACCCTGTTCCGCTGCGCCGCCGGGCTGTTGCGGCCGGCTGCCGGCACGGTCTCGCTCGACGGCCACGATCTGTCCGGCCTGCCGCAGCGCGAGCGCTCGCGCAAGGTGTTCTACCTCGCGCAGGACACCGGGGCGCGCGTCGCGCTCTCGGTCTTCGACATCATCCTCATCGCCCGCAAGAGCCTGCATCGCGGCTATGCGCTCGCCGCCTCGCCGGAGGACACCCGCGCCGTCGAGGCGGTGATCGCGGAACTGGGCCTTGCCCCCTTCGCCTCGCGCGACATCGCCACGCTCTCGGGCGGCCAGCGCCAGCTCGCCGCGATCGGCCAGGCGCTGGTGCGCGAGCCCGACGTGCTCCTGCTCGACGAGCCGACCAGCGCGCTCGACGTGCGCCGCCAGCTCGACGTCATGGCGACGATCCGCGAGGCGACGCGCCGGCGCGACATCGTCACCATGGTCGCGATCCACGATCTCTCGCTCGCGGCGCGCTTCGCCGATCGCGTCCTGCTGATGAATGACGGGCGCATCGCGCAGGCCGGCCCCCCGGCCGAGGTACTTGCGCATCAGGCCGTCTCCGAGACATATGCCGTCGGCGTGCATCTGGAGCGTTCGGCCCGGGGCACGCTTCTGGTCGAGCCCTATATCCAGGTTCACTGA
- a CDS encoding class I SAM-dependent methyltransferase, giving the protein MPTSASHDNFTLKEEIRAYWSARAESFDLSYGHAIKSDRELKAFQRLIGTSFGSEPLDVLDLACGTGEITRALLTLKHRVTALDFSEAMLERARAKHGKAARFRLGDAERLLDDEASYDAAITRHLVWTLTDPEAAFAEWFRVLRPGGRLLVIDGDWVNRTRWQALVNRFGTWLRDRRGAPAHQIDADTHASITKRFYFKDGLSRQRLEAMLTAAGFTDIAPADYGQVVREQQRAAPLHDAIRLGSSTRFALLARKPAA; this is encoded by the coding sequence ATGCCAACATCCGCCTCGCACGACAACTTCACCCTGAAGGAGGAGATCCGCGCCTATTGGTCGGCGCGGGCCGAGAGCTTCGATCTCTCCTACGGCCATGCGATCAAGTCCGACCGGGAGCTCAAGGCCTTCCAGCGCCTGATCGGCACCTCCTTCGGCTCCGAGCCGCTCGACGTGCTCGACCTCGCCTGCGGCACCGGCGAGATCACCCGCGCGCTGCTTACGCTGAAGCACCGCGTCACCGCGCTCGACTTCTCGGAAGCGATGCTGGAGCGCGCCCGCGCCAAGCACGGCAAGGCCGCCCGCTTCCGGCTCGGCGATGCCGAGCGCCTGCTCGACGACGAGGCGAGCTATGACGCGGCGATCACCCGCCATCTGGTCTGGACGCTGACCGACCCGGAGGCCGCCTTCGCGGAATGGTTCCGGGTGCTGCGGCCCGGCGGCCGGCTTCTGGTGATCGATGGCGACTGGGTCAACCGCACGCGCTGGCAGGCGCTGGTCAACCGCTTCGGCACCTGGCTGCGCGACAGGCGCGGCGCGCCCGCCCACCAGATCGATGCCGACACGCACGCCTCGATCACGAAGCGCTTCTATTTCAAGGACGGCTTGAGCCGCCAGCGCCTCGAGGCGATGCTGACCGCGGCCGGCTTCACCGACATCGCCCCGGCCGATTACGGCCAGGTCGTGCGCGAGCAGCAGCGGGCCGCGCCCCTGCACGACGCGATCAGGCTCGGCTCCTCGACCCGCTTCGCCCTCCTGGCGCGCAAACCCGCCGCATGA